Proteins from a genomic interval of Undibacterium parvum:
- a CDS encoding electron transfer flavoprotein-ubiquinone oxidoreductase: MEYDVVIVGGGPAGLSAAIKLKQLAAETGREVSVCVLEKGGEPGAHILSGAVMDPKALSELFPNWKEMGAPLNTEVTEDRVLVLTEKKAYKTPNWMLPSCFENHGNYIVSLANVTRWLGQQAETLGVEVFPGFAAAEILYNDDGSVKGVATGNMGVDKHGAASPAFQLGMELHAKYTLFAEGARGHLGKQVMAKYDLNKGKDPQSYGLGIKELWEIDPKQHKAGLVVHTTGWPMMDQYSGSFLYHLENNQVAVGYVVGLAYENPYISPFEEFQRFKTHPAIRGFFEGAKRISYGARAITAGGLQSLPKLVFPGGALIGCDAGFLNMSRIKGSHAAIKTGMLAATAAFEALGAQRQHDELSAYATAFEQSWLHEELYTARNVKPLLKKGTYGSPLVWIDQMILRGKAPWTLHHSKADHECLRPAADFSPIVYPKPDGKLTFDRLSSVFISNTNHAEDQPAHLTLKDASVPVAINLATYAGPEARYCPAGVYEFVKTDEGADRLQINSQNCVHCKTCDIKDPSQNIIWVTPEGGGGPNYPSM, translated from the coding sequence ATGGAATATGACGTCGTTATCGTAGGCGGCGGCCCTGCTGGCTTATCAGCTGCGATCAAATTAAAACAGTTAGCCGCAGAGACTGGACGCGAAGTCTCAGTCTGCGTACTGGAAAAAGGCGGGGAACCTGGCGCACATATTTTATCTGGCGCGGTCATGGATCCTAAGGCATTGAGCGAGCTTTTCCCTAACTGGAAAGAAATGGGCGCGCCACTCAACACCGAAGTGACGGAAGATCGTGTCTTGGTCCTGACCGAGAAGAAAGCCTATAAAACCCCTAATTGGATGCTGCCTAGCTGTTTTGAAAATCATGGCAACTACATCGTGTCACTGGCCAATGTCACGCGCTGGTTAGGACAGCAAGCCGAAACTTTGGGTGTGGAAGTTTTCCCAGGTTTTGCCGCTGCTGAGATTTTGTATAACGACGACGGCTCAGTCAAAGGTGTCGCGACTGGCAATATGGGCGTAGACAAACACGGTGCCGCCTCACCCGCCTTCCAGCTAGGTATGGAATTGCACGCCAAGTACACCTTGTTTGCCGAAGGAGCACGCGGCCATCTCGGCAAGCAAGTCATGGCCAAATATGACTTAAATAAGGGTAAAGATCCACAATCCTACGGCTTAGGTATCAAAGAGCTGTGGGAAATCGATCCTAAACAACATAAAGCGGGCTTAGTGGTGCACACCACAGGCTGGCCTATGATGGATCAATATAGTGGCTCGTTCTTATATCACCTGGAAAACAATCAGGTCGCAGTCGGCTACGTGGTTGGACTGGCGTATGAGAACCCATATATTTCTCCGTTTGAAGAATTTCAACGTTTCAAAACGCATCCGGCAATTCGCGGCTTCTTTGAAGGCGCGAAGCGTATTTCCTATGGTGCCCGTGCGATTACCGCCGGTGGTTTGCAATCATTACCAAAATTAGTGTTCCCGGGCGGCGCCTTGATAGGCTGCGATGCTGGCTTCCTCAACATGAGCCGCATCAAGGGTAGCCATGCCGCCATCAAGACCGGTATGCTGGCCGCTACAGCCGCGTTTGAGGCCCTGGGTGCACAACGCCAACATGATGAACTGAGCGCCTACGCGACAGCCTTTGAGCAGTCTTGGCTACACGAAGAGCTGTACACGGCGCGCAACGTAAAGCCTTTGCTGAAAAAAGGCACCTACGGCTCGCCACTGGTCTGGATAGATCAAATGATCTTACGCGGCAAAGCACCATGGACTTTGCATCACTCCAAGGCCGATCACGAGTGTCTGCGCCCTGCTGCTGATTTTAGCCCTATCGTCTATCCGAAACCTGACGGCAAATTGACTTTTGATCGTCTGTCATCGGTATTCATATCCAACACCAATCACGCCGAAGATCAGCCTGCTCATCTGACCTTGAAAGACGCCAGCGTTCCTGTTGCTATTAACCTAGCAACCTATGCCGGACCAGAAGCACGCTACTGCCCGGCTGGCGTGTATGAGTTTGTAAAAACCGATGAAGGCGCAGACCGCTTGCAGATCAACTCGCAAAATTGCGTGCATTGCAAAACTTGCGATATCAAAGATCCTAGCCAAAATATTATCTGGGTGACGCCTGAAGGTGGTGGTGGGCCGAATTATCCAAGCATGTAA